The proteins below are encoded in one region of Maribacter aestuarii:
- a CDS encoding T9SS type B sorting domain-containing protein, with protein sequence MRVLLCFFCCLFLFTWESKAQNSPDCRTAIPVCADMPIMGLADGGGDIDDFDPEVVRQSGCLEKGSVSSANIENNTSWYVFRAGTGGQVGFDIEALPTNGGMGTPTAEWDFAVYGPYDQMSGQNFCTIIGDGSSEPIRCNYEVNNTRFTGIGVNPENGQVGAPFLVGSQNTYDEWLDVQPGEIYYILINNFNTNFDGDPEPYMLTFTGNSVQDDQNTALDCTLRDEFLGLDIIACEGDPDITLSALNSPAGSDIANVEWTVDYEDDGTVDATLAGTGPFGAELVVSSPNSGRYFATITTISGTPPTVADDGGILITFFGIPVLDPANPVEILDTNLSIDPDQNDVQFNVLGDGDYEYAINGGAFQDDPIFTNIPPGINTVIINDKNGCGTTEPIEFLVVAYPKFFTPNADGINDSWNVRGIETLTNPIVFVFDRYGKLLKQLGAAGGWDGTFNGRQMPSTDYWFRFEYEEDDVGVLVAKTRKTHFALKR encoded by the coding sequence ATGCGCGTATTGCTTTGTTTCTTTTGTTGCTTGTTCCTTTTTACATGGGAAAGCAAGGCCCAAAATTCTCCAGATTGTAGAACAGCTATTCCTGTTTGTGCGGATATGCCCATTATGGGTCTCGCTGACGGTGGAGGAGATATCGATGATTTTGACCCGGAAGTGGTTCGCCAATCTGGTTGCTTGGAAAAGGGTAGTGTAAGTTCTGCCAACATTGAGAACAATACCTCATGGTACGTGTTTAGGGCCGGGACCGGAGGCCAAGTTGGTTTTGATATTGAAGCCTTGCCAACCAACGGTGGAATGGGAACCCCGACTGCGGAGTGGGATTTTGCTGTTTACGGTCCATATGATCAAATGAGTGGGCAGAATTTTTGTACAATAATTGGGGATGGCAGTTCTGAACCTATCCGTTGTAATTATGAAGTGAACAATACGAGATTTACGGGTATTGGGGTTAATCCAGAGAACGGTCAAGTGGGAGCTCCTTTTTTGGTAGGTAGTCAAAATACCTATGATGAATGGCTAGATGTACAACCTGGAGAAATCTATTATATTCTTATCAATAATTTCAACACGAATTTCGATGGAGACCCTGAGCCATATATGCTGACATTTACAGGAAATTCGGTTCAAGACGATCAGAATACTGCATTGGATTGTACCTTAAGAGATGAGTTTTTAGGATTGGATATCATTGCCTGTGAAGGAGATCCCGATATCACATTAAGCGCATTAAACTCACCGGCGGGATCTGATATTGCAAATGTTGAATGGACCGTAGATTACGAGGATGATGGTACGGTAGACGCTACGTTGGCAGGGACAGGACCTTTTGGAGCCGAGCTTGTTGTATCAAGTCCCAATTCCGGTCGTTATTTCGCTACGATAACAACAATATCCGGAACGCCACCAACGGTTGCTGATGATGGTGGAATCTTAATAACTTTTTTTGGAATTCCAGTATTAGACCCAGCAAATCCAGTAGAGATTCTAGATACCAATCTGTCCATAGACCCGGATCAAAATGATGTACAGTTTAATGTTCTGGGTGATGGTGATTATGAATATGCCATTAATGGAGGTGCATTTCAAGATGATCCTATATTCACAAATATTCCGCCAGGCATAAACACCGTGATTATCAACGATAAAAATGGATGCGGGACCACTGAACCTATTGAATTTTTGGTCGTGGCATACCCTAAGTTTTTTACGCCTAATGCGGATGGTATTAATGATTCTTGGAACGTAAGGGGTATTGAGACCTTGACCAATCCCATAGTTTTTGTTTTTGACCGCTATGGTAAATTGCTCAAACAACTCGGTGCCGCTGGAGGATGGGACGGAACGTTCAATGGCAGACAAATGCCTTCTACGGACTACTGGTTCCGGTTTGAGTATGAAGAGGACGATGTTGGAGTACTTGTGGCAAAAACCCGAAAAACGCATTTTGCACTAAAGAGATAA
- a CDS encoding DUF192 domain-containing protein: MKFIGKILCVPLLLVSIASCKEDAKKTIKTQEVTFTKEGDLEILENSSDSLLVRLNIEIAESDYETQTGLMYRKGMEDNQGMLFIFPDEAMHSFYMKNTQFPLDLIFIKADSTIGSIQENAKPYDEQGLSSKVPVQFVLEVNAGLSEKWNLGIGDKVAIHRN, translated from the coding sequence ATGAAGTTCATCGGAAAAATATTATGTGTTCCTTTACTTTTAGTTTCAATAGCGTCATGTAAAGAAGATGCAAAAAAAACGATAAAGACCCAAGAAGTCACTTTTACCAAGGAGGGCGATTTAGAAATTCTTGAAAACAGCTCAGATTCATTACTGGTTCGTCTGAATATAGAAATTGCCGAATCCGATTATGAAACCCAGACCGGTTTGATGTACCGAAAGGGAATGGAGGATAATCAAGGGATGTTATTTATTTTTCCTGATGAGGCTATGCATTCTTTCTATATGAAGAATACCCAATTTCCTTTGGACCTCATTTTTATAAAAGCAGATTCCACCATAGGCAGTATTCAGGAAAATGCGAAGCCTTATGATGAGCAGGGACTATCTTCAAAAGTGCCGGTTCAATTCGTTCTTGAAGTCAACGCAGGTCTATCCGAAAAATGGAATTTGGGAATTGGAGATAAAGTTGCTATTCACAGAAACTAG
- the cysS gene encoding cysteine--tRNA ligase: MPLYEEHVIKVHNSLTGKKEVFKPINEGHIGMYVCGPTVYSNVHLGNCRTFMSFDMIFRYFRHLGYKVRYVRNITDAGHLVDDSEDGEDKIAKKARLEQLEPMEVVQRYTVDFHNILEKFNFLSPSIEPTATGHIIEQIEIIKDILSKGYAYEINGSVYFDVVKFNQTHEYGKLSGRKLEDMIANTRELAAQDEKKSPQDFALWKKAEPQHIMRWPSPWGDGFPGWHLECTAMSTKYLGESFDIHGGGMDLKFPHHECEIAQAEASNGKSPVNYWLHANMLTLNGKKMAKSTGNSILPGEIFSGENAILSKPFSPSMVRFFMMQAHYTSILDISDDALLASEKGFNKLMEAINSIDSLATGKSTHFDVEKWRQSCYGAMNDDFNTPILIAQLFDAVKHINLIKEGKVTITESDKDLLKETFHSFVFEVLGLQSTSSSDEHTEKLSKVVELLIQMRKEARENKDFATSDSIRDQLLALGIQLKDSKEGTTFSIN, translated from the coding sequence ATGCCATTGTACGAAGAGCACGTTATTAAGGTACACAATTCACTTACAGGAAAGAAAGAGGTATTTAAGCCTATCAATGAAGGCCATATAGGAATGTACGTCTGTGGCCCAACGGTCTACAGTAACGTACATTTAGGAAACTGCCGTACTTTTATGTCCTTCGACATGATTTTTAGATATTTCCGACACTTAGGGTACAAAGTGCGCTACGTTAGAAATATTACTGATGCCGGACACTTAGTTGATGATTCGGAGGACGGCGAGGACAAAATTGCCAAAAAAGCAAGGTTGGAACAACTGGAACCAATGGAGGTAGTACAGCGTTACACGGTCGATTTTCATAATATTCTAGAAAAGTTCAACTTTTTATCCCCAAGTATTGAACCTACTGCAACGGGGCACATCATTGAGCAGATTGAAATCATCAAGGACATCCTTTCAAAAGGATATGCGTACGAGATAAATGGCTCCGTTTATTTTGATGTGGTAAAATTCAACCAGACCCACGAGTATGGTAAGTTAAGCGGTAGAAAATTGGAGGATATGATTGCCAATACTAGGGAACTTGCCGCCCAAGATGAGAAAAAAAGTCCGCAAGATTTTGCACTTTGGAAAAAGGCGGAACCACAACACATCATGCGCTGGCCTTCCCCTTGGGGAGATGGATTCCCAGGTTGGCATTTAGAATGTACGGCCATGAGTACCAAATATTTAGGAGAGTCCTTTGATATTCATGGTGGTGGAATGGACTTGAAGTTTCCCCATCACGAATGCGAAATTGCGCAGGCAGAGGCCAGTAACGGTAAATCTCCTGTGAACTATTGGTTACATGCGAACATGCTTACGTTGAACGGTAAAAAAATGGCAAAATCCACTGGGAATAGTATTCTTCCTGGAGAAATATTTTCTGGTGAAAATGCTATTTTGAGTAAGCCTTTCTCCCCATCCATGGTCAGATTTTTTATGATGCAAGCACATTATACCAGTATCTTGGATATTAGCGATGATGCACTTTTGGCTTCAGAAAAAGGTTTCAACAAACTCATGGAAGCCATTAATAGCATTGACAGTTTAGCAACGGGAAAAAGTACCCATTTTGATGTAGAAAAATGGCGACAGTCCTGTTATGGTGCGATGAACGACGATTTCAATACGCCCATACTTATCGCACAACTTTTTGATGCCGTAAAACATATCAATCTTATAAAGGAAGGGAAAGTAACGATTACGGAATCCGATAAGGATTTACTCAAGGAAACCTTCCATAGTTTCGTATTTGAAGTTTTGGGCCTACAAAGCACGAGCAGCTCGGACGAGCATACCGAAAAGCTTAGTAAAGTTGTAGAATTATTGATTCAGATGCGAAAAGAAGCTAGAGAGAACAAAGATTTCGCAACTTCGGATAGTATACGTGACCAATTGTTAGCCTTGGGAATTCAATTAAAGGATAGTAAGGAAGGAACTACATTTTCTATAAATTAG
- a CDS encoding OmpP1/FadL family transporter, with product MKSYITFIGLLLCAIGSSQNISDALRYSNENLQGTARFQAMGGAFGALGGDLSALNINPAGSAVFNNSLFTLSGTSYDRDNDATYFGRRNNTVFNDVSLNQIGGVFVFNSTNDNSDWKKFSLAINYDLVNNFENEFFASGNSNQGIDNYFLDFAQGVPFGSILIQQDEFIEDAYLDIGASQGFGDQQAFLGYYGGLIDPVDMEDANTDYVSNASYSTVNQEFLRRTAGYNSKFTVNMASQYKENLYLGASLNFHSVLYDRYDELTESGYAPGSEIQNTTFDSFLRSEGNGFSFSLGAIAKLNEYVRLGGSYQSPTWYRLTDDFSQRINSDLADEDIDFINFNIINLFDTYTIKTPSKLTGSLAVVFGKNGLLSFDYGYQDMSQSELRPANDSSFQIVNDQISNELSAVSTFRLGGEYRIRQFSLRGGYRFEQSPYANGNTIGDLNGISTGLGYNFGGSRLDLSLNRTEQDVSERLFDTGVTTPAMVNRIYTNATLSYTLNF from the coding sequence ATGAAAAGTTATATCACTTTCATAGGATTATTATTGTGTGCAATCGGTAGTAGTCAGAATATAAGCGATGCTCTTAGGTATAGTAATGAGAATCTACAAGGTACCGCTCGATTTCAAGCTATGGGCGGGGCTTTTGGAGCCTTGGGCGGAGATTTATCAGCCTTAAATATTAACCCAGCGGGATCAGCTGTTTTTAACAACAGTTTATTTACTTTGTCCGGCACGAGTTATGACAGGGATAATGACGCAACTTATTTTGGGAGGAGAAATAATACCGTATTTAACGATGTAAGCCTTAACCAAATTGGAGGCGTGTTCGTTTTCAATTCGACCAATGATAATTCTGACTGGAAGAAATTTTCTTTGGCCATTAATTATGACTTGGTAAATAATTTTGAAAATGAGTTTTTTGCTTCTGGAAATAGTAATCAGGGTATAGATAACTACTTTTTGGATTTTGCCCAAGGGGTTCCCTTTGGCTCCATTTTGATCCAACAAGATGAGTTTATAGAAGATGCTTACTTAGATATTGGAGCCAGTCAAGGATTTGGAGACCAACAAGCGTTTTTAGGCTACTATGGAGGCCTAATAGACCCTGTGGACATGGAAGATGCCAATACGGATTATGTAAGTAATGCAAGTTACAGCACCGTTAACCAGGAGTTTTTAAGGAGAACAGCGGGATACAACAGTAAGTTTACTGTTAATATGGCTTCCCAGTACAAAGAGAATCTCTATCTAGGGGCATCACTGAACTTTCACAGTGTGCTTTATGATCGATATGATGAACTTACGGAAAGTGGTTATGCCCCGGGTTCCGAAATACAAAATACAACCTTTGATAGTTTTCTGCGTTCGGAAGGAAATGGTTTCTCCTTTAGCTTAGGTGCGATTGCAAAACTAAATGAGTATGTGCGCTTGGGAGGAAGTTATCAATCCCCGACATGGTATCGTTTAACGGACGATTTTTCACAAAGAATTAATTCGGATTTAGCCGATGAGGACATCGATTTCATCAATTTTAATATCATAAACCTCTTTGATACCTATACTATAAAGACACCAAGTAAGTTAACAGGTAGTTTAGCTGTTGTCTTTGGTAAAAATGGTTTATTGAGTTTTGACTATGGATATCAAGATATGTCGCAATCAGAATTGAGACCGGCTAACGATTCGAGCTTTCAAATAGTTAATGATCAAATATCCAATGAACTTAGTGCAGTCTCCACATTTAGACTTGGAGGAGAGTATAGAATTAGACAATTTAGCTTAAGGGGAGGATATCGTTTTGAGCAAAGTCCTTATGCGAACGGTAACACCATTGGAGATCTTAATGGTATCTCTACAGGTCTAGGTTACAATTTTGGGGGTAGTAGACTAGATTTATCCCTTAACCGTACCGAACAAGATGTAAGCGAACGCTTGTTCGATACAGGGGTTACCACCCCTGCAATGGTCAACAGAATTTATACCAATGCAACATTAAGTTATACCCTTAACTTCTAA
- a CDS encoding T9SS type B sorting domain-containing protein has product MKRFYIVLIFNFLLGTLATFGQVSPDCASAVPICNNTPVNGGTNGYGIDDFNGSSVSGCIAQATGTIESNSAWYRFRTGESGQLGFNIGFDVSEDWDFALYRTNDCNNLGEPVRCNYFDNSDDNTFTGVGEDPKGVDNFQYDDWLQVEAGEDYFLFINNFSNVNSGFSIQFSGNIFVEFPNTALDCSIINNLLGPPIAACDSDNVVLDATTINAISYEWYLSLGTGYQQIPAENGPTLSVAVSAMYRVHVVVPSGNNIISEVQVAFSPSPTTNELSDELVCLDGTLVDLSAKTVEALGMQSPNEFRVSYHSTMIEAVEGANALPMIFEPTMMSQTLYVRTTSIENTSCFDVSQAFEINGIGVPQLDFPTSVYICEDSPIAIIGQVIPEPGYNYSWDSGQNSSQISVNQEGTYTLTATNGQGSVSCMSVRSVTVIFSRPPIISDVDIAYLDDTNMVTITVEEEGGFQYQLDTDTPQESSMFRNVIPGVHTVTVIDINGCGSDSEEIVVVGFPKFFSPNGDGINDLWRVEGLSTLEEPVVSIHDRFGKLIVQMDENMHGWDGTFNGRLLPASDYWFKLTYTDTQGQTSTAKYINNHFSLKR; this is encoded by the coding sequence ATGAAACGATTTTATATCGTCCTTATTTTCAATTTCCTTCTCGGAACGTTAGCTACGTTCGGTCAGGTTTCACCTGATTGTGCGAGTGCCGTGCCCATTTGCAATAATACACCGGTAAACGGAGGTACGAACGGATATGGTATTGACGATTTTAATGGCTCCTCAGTATCTGGTTGTATTGCCCAGGCAACAGGAACTATAGAATCTAATTCTGCATGGTATCGGTTTAGAACTGGGGAAAGTGGTCAACTGGGCTTCAATATAGGTTTTGATGTTTCAGAGGATTGGGACTTTGCATTATATAGAACTAATGATTGCAACAATCTTGGAGAGCCCGTTAGATGTAACTATTTTGATAATTCAGACGATAATACTTTCACAGGGGTCGGTGAAGACCCAAAAGGTGTGGACAACTTTCAATATGACGATTGGCTACAAGTAGAAGCAGGTGAGGATTATTTTCTCTTCATCAATAATTTTAGCAATGTAAATTCCGGCTTTTCCATTCAATTTTCAGGAAACATTTTTGTCGAGTTTCCAAATACGGCCTTGGACTGTTCCATTATCAACAACCTTCTGGGCCCGCCCATTGCCGCATGTGATAGCGATAACGTGGTGTTAGACGCAACTACAATTAATGCTATTTCTTATGAATGGTATCTAAGCCTAGGAACTGGTTATCAGCAGATTCCTGCGGAGAACGGACCAACATTATCCGTAGCGGTATCCGCAATGTACCGGGTTCATGTGGTAGTTCCTTCGGGCAATAATATTATCAGCGAAGTTCAAGTCGCGTTTTCTCCATCACCTACGACGAATGAGTTGAGTGATGAATTGGTTTGTTTGGATGGGACCTTAGTAGACCTTTCAGCGAAAACCGTAGAGGCATTAGGTATGCAAAGTCCAAATGAATTTAGGGTAAGTTACCATAGTACAATGATCGAAGCAGTAGAAGGAGCCAATGCTTTGCCGATGATATTTGAACCTACCATGATGTCTCAAACACTTTATGTAAGGACTACTTCCATTGAAAATACCAGTTGTTTTGATGTTTCGCAAGCCTTTGAAATTAATGGTATAGGAGTACCGCAATTAGATTTTCCAACCTCGGTTTATATTTGTGAAGATTCGCCAATAGCTATCATTGGGCAAGTTATTCCGGAACCAGGGTACAATTATTCCTGGGATTCTGGGCAAAATTCATCACAGATTAGCGTAAACCAAGAAGGTACTTATACCTTAACCGCAACAAATGGTCAGGGATCGGTAAGTTGTATGAGCGTTAGGAGTGTTACCGTGATTTTTTCTAGACCACCAATAATAAGTGATGTTGATATAGCCTATTTGGATGATACAAATATGGTTACAATTACAGTTGAGGAAGAAGGGGGTTTTCAATACCAATTGGATACGGATACCCCCCAGGAATCTTCCATGTTTAGAAATGTTATTCCTGGCGTCCATACGGTAACCGTAATAGATATTAACGGTTGCGGTTCCGACTCTGAGGAAATAGTTGTTGTAGGTTTTCCAAAATTCTTTTCACCCAATGGCGATGGAATCAATGACTTATGGCGTGTAGAGGGGTTATCAACTTTAGAGGAGCCTGTTGTTTCCATCCATGACCGTTTTGGAAAATTGATTGTGCAAATGGATGAAAACATGCACGGATGGGACGGCACTTTTAATGGGAGGTTGCTTCCTGCATCCGATTATTGGTTTAAGCTCACCTACACGGATACTCAAGGTCAAACTTCAACGGCCAAATATATCAACAATCATTTTAGCCTGAAGCGGTAA
- the folE gene encoding GTP cyclohydrolase I FolE, translated as MKIESRLKDHLDELENDHISASEETPLRKDAFVLGDDEKIDRIKDSVREIMLTLGLDLEDDSLKGTPNRVAKMFVNEIFGGLHPDKKPNSSTFSNKYKYGEMLVEKNITLYSTCEHHLLPIVGKAHVAYISSGSVVGLSKMNRIVDYFAKRPQVQERLNIQIVRELQKVLKTEDVACVIDAKHLCVNSRGIRDIDSSTVTAEYGGKFKEETVRREFLDYLNLDTNF; from the coding sequence ATGAAAATTGAGAGTAGATTGAAAGACCATTTGGATGAGTTAGAAAACGATCATATTTCTGCTTCGGAGGAGACTCCTTTGCGCAAGGATGCGTTTGTATTGGGTGATGATGAAAAAATCGATAGAATAAAGGACAGTGTCCGGGAAATAATGTTGACACTTGGTCTGGATTTAGAGGACGATAGTTTAAAGGGAACTCCCAATAGGGTCGCTAAAATGTTCGTTAACGAAATTTTTGGCGGACTTCATCCTGATAAAAAACCAAATTCTTCCACGTTCAGCAATAAGTACAAATACGGAGAAATGCTTGTGGAAAAAAATATAACGCTCTATTCCACATGCGAACATCATCTACTGCCCATTGTTGGTAAGGCCCATGTGGCTTACATATCCAGTGGCAGCGTAGTCGGCCTCTCAAAAATGAACCGTATCGTAGATTATTTCGCTAAAAGACCGCAGGTACAAGAAAGACTGAATATCCAAATCGTGAGAGAGTTACAGAAAGTATTGAAAACAGAGGATGTCGCATGTGTTATAGATGCCAAACACCTTTGCGTTAATTCAAGGGGGATACGGGATATAGATAGTAGCACGGTAACTGCAGAATACGGAGGAAAATTTAAAGAAGAGACCGTGCGTAGAGAATTCTTGGACTACCTTAATCTGGATACCAATTTTTAA
- the proS gene encoding proline--tRNA ligase, with the protein MGKNLTKRSEDYSKWYNELVVKADLAENSGVRGCMVIKPYGFAIWEKMQAGLDKMFKETGHENAYFPLFIPKSYLSKEASHVEGFAKECAVVTHYRLKNAEDGSGIIVDPDAKLEEELIVRPTSETIIWDTYRKWIQSYRDLPLLINQWANVVRWEMRTRLFLRTAEFLWQEGHTAHATEQEAIEEAEQMMNVYADFAENHMAMPVIKGVKTASERFAGAIETYCIEALMQDGKALQAGTSHFLGQNFAKAFDVKFATKEGKQEYVWATSWGVSTRLMGALVMTHSDDNGLVLPPKLAPIQVVIVPIYRGLEQLDIITEKINPLIKELRAKGISVKYDNRDTHKPGFKFNEYELKGVPVRIAIGQRDLENGTYEVARRDTLEKETVAADEVVSKIEFLLEDIQQNIYNKALKHRAEHITLVDSYDEFKELLETKGGFFSAHWDGTPETEDRIKIETKATIRCIPIDVTPEQGECMVTGKPSKNRVLFAKAY; encoded by the coding sequence ATGGGTAAAAATTTAACGAAGAGAAGCGAGGATTATTCTAAATGGTACAATGAACTTGTTGTTAAGGCAGATTTGGCCGAAAATTCAGGTGTACGGGGGTGTATGGTCATAAAACCCTACGGTTTCGCCATCTGGGAAAAGATGCAGGCCGGTTTGGATAAAATGTTCAAGGAAACTGGCCATGAGAACGCCTATTTTCCTCTTTTCATTCCTAAATCTTATTTGAGCAAAGAAGCCAGTCATGTGGAAGGATTTGCGAAAGAATGCGCCGTTGTAACCCACTACAGGCTCAAAAATGCCGAAGATGGAAGTGGGATCATTGTAGACCCAGATGCAAAATTGGAGGAAGAACTAATTGTAAGGCCTACTTCTGAAACCATAATTTGGGATACGTATCGGAAATGGATTCAATCCTATCGAGATTTACCATTGTTAATTAATCAATGGGCAAACGTCGTTAGATGGGAAATGCGCACGCGACTCTTTCTTAGAACCGCTGAATTTTTATGGCAAGAAGGCCATACGGCCCATGCCACTGAACAAGAGGCTATTGAAGAAGCCGAACAGATGATGAACGTTTATGCCGATTTTGCCGAAAACCATATGGCCATGCCGGTAATAAAAGGTGTGAAGACCGCTAGTGAACGCTTTGCAGGAGCCATTGAGACCTATTGTATTGAAGCATTAATGCAAGATGGTAAGGCTTTGCAAGCTGGAACATCCCATTTTTTAGGACAAAATTTCGCCAAAGCTTTTGATGTAAAATTCGCCACGAAAGAAGGCAAACAGGAATATGTTTGGGCTACTTCTTGGGGTGTTTCCACACGATTAATGGGCGCTTTGGTTATGACTCATAGTGATGATAACGGATTGGTCCTTCCTCCAAAGCTGGCACCTATTCAAGTGGTTATTGTTCCCATATATCGCGGATTGGAACAGTTGGATATTATAACTGAGAAAATTAATCCGTTGATAAAAGAGTTGAGGGCTAAGGGAATTTCAGTAAAATATGACAATAGGGATACCCATAAACCCGGATTCAAATTCAACGAATATGAGTTAAAAGGTGTTCCGGTGAGAATTGCCATAGGTCAACGGGATTTGGAAAATGGAACTTACGAGGTGGCAAGAAGGGATACCTTGGAAAAAGAAACGGTTGCCGCAGACGAGGTAGTTTCCAAAATTGAATTCTTACTGGAGGATATTCAACAAAACATTTACAATAAGGCATTAAAGCACAGGGCGGAGCACATAACCCTGGTTGATTCCTATGATGAATTCAAGGAGCTATTGGAAACCAAAGGTGGTTTCTTTTCGGCGCACTGGGATGGTACACCTGAGACTGAAGATCGAATAAAAATAGAGACAAAAGCGACCATAAGATGTATTCCAATTGATGTGACCCCTGAGCAGGGAGAGTGCATGGTAACGGGTAAACCATCTAAAAATAGAGTCCTATTTGCAAAGGCGTACTAA
- the yidD gene encoding membrane protein insertion efficiency factor YidD has translation MKKILIAPFVLLVRFYQLVISPYTPATCRYSPTCSQYTLEALQKHGLIKGGWLAIKRIFSCTPWGGKGYDPVP, from the coding sequence ATGAAAAAAATCCTCATAGCCCCTTTTGTTCTTTTGGTTCGCTTTTATCAATTAGTGATTTCTCCCTATACACCAGCAACCTGCCGCTACTCCCCTACCTGCTCACAATACACGTTAGAAGCACTACAAAAACACGGTCTTATTAAAGGCGGCTGGCTCGCGATCAAACGGATTTTCAGTTGTACTCCTTGGGGTGGTAAGGGTTACGACCCTGTACCCTAG
- the lgt gene encoding prolipoprotein diacylglyceryl transferase: MHFLGIIWNPNETLFNIGFVQIKYYNLLWIIAFALGWYLMKRIFVNEKKSVDQLDSLFIHTVLGTMLGARLGHVIFYDWAYYKNHLLEILLPIRESDTGSLLFGLIDGYEFTGFTGLASHGAIIGIIISTYLYTRKHPGFSLLWIFDRMTIPFAIGAFCVRLGNFFNSEINGKEVDDSFIFATKFIRDSDDLHPSRALGITKEKTVNAAYDAIENNPEFSQYLAEIPYRHPAQLYEGVGYIFIFILLYYLYWKTDKKNKLGYLFGLFLVLLWTIRFFVEFVKKSQGGFEESLGLLSTGQWLSIPFILIGFYLMFKPAKTT; this comes from the coding sequence ATGCACTTCTTAGGTATTATATGGAATCCAAATGAAACATTGTTCAACATTGGATTTGTTCAAATCAAATATTACAATCTTCTTTGGATCATTGCATTTGCCTTAGGCTGGTACCTAATGAAACGAATTTTCGTCAATGAAAAAAAGTCTGTAGACCAACTAGATTCTTTATTCATTCACACCGTATTGGGGACCATGTTAGGTGCAAGGTTAGGCCATGTGATTTTTTATGACTGGGCTTATTACAAAAATCATCTGCTCGAAATTCTGCTTCCTATTCGCGAAAGTGATACCGGCAGTTTACTTTTCGGGTTAATAGATGGGTATGAATTTACGGGATTTACTGGTCTGGCCAGTCATGGTGCAATAATTGGTATTATTATCTCAACCTATCTTTATACCAGAAAACATCCAGGGTTCAGTTTGCTTTGGATTTTCGACAGGATGACCATTCCATTTGCTATTGGGGCTTTTTGTGTGAGATTGGGTAATTTTTTCAATTCGGAGATAAACGGAAAGGAAGTAGATGATTCCTTTATATTTGCCACGAAATTCATACGAGATTCGGACGATTTACATCCTTCTAGGGCACTAGGTATCACGAAAGAAAAAACCGTAAATGCAGCTTATGATGCCATTGAGAACAATCCGGAATTCTCTCAATACCTTGCCGAGATACCTTACAGACACCCTGCACAGCTATACGAAGGTGTAGGCTATATTTTCATATTCATTCTGTTATACTATTTGTACTGGAAAACCGATAAAAAGAATAAATTAGGGTACTTATTTGGACTGTTCTTGGTGCTTTTGTGGACCATACGTTTCTTTGTAGAATTTGTGAAAAAGAGTCAAGGTGGGTTTGAAGAATCACTTGGACTTCTATCTACGGGACAGTGGTTGAGTATTCCTTTTATATTGATAGGTTTTTATTTAATGTTCAAACCTGCTAAAACTACTTGA
- a CDS encoding GNAT family N-acetyltransferase: MKYLLEGEQSKRLSFRKVKSSDYAQWLPFHEEPLSRQYWSGLPENPKVACDVQFKAIFKRYREGLGGMNALILKSENSLVGLCGLLVQEVDGQQELEIGYSILPEAWGNGLATEAAQKCKEVAFENKWSPSLISIIHVDNVPSQRVALKNGMQLDKTTTYKDNPVHIFRCYA; the protein is encoded by the coding sequence ATGAAGTATTTACTGGAGGGAGAACAATCAAAAAGACTTTCTTTTAGAAAAGTAAAATCTTCCGATTACGCCCAGTGGCTTCCCTTTCACGAAGAACCGCTAAGCCGTCAATATTGGTCTGGTCTGCCAGAAAACCCTAAAGTTGCTTGTGACGTTCAATTTAAGGCGATATTCAAACGCTATAGGGAAGGTTTAGGTGGCATGAATGCTTTGATTCTCAAATCAGAAAACAGTCTGGTTGGTCTATGTGGGCTCCTCGTACAGGAAGTAGATGGTCAACAAGAATTGGAGATAGGATATTCAATACTTCCTGAAGCCTGGGGGAATGGGTTAGCTACCGAAGCAGCCCAAAAATGTAAAGAAGTGGCCTTTGAGAACAAATGGTCTCCTTCCCTTATTTCCATAATTCATGTTGACAATGTTCCCTCCCAAAGAGTAGCACTTAAAAACGGTATGCAGCTTGATAAAACCACCACCTATAAAGACAATCCTGTCCATATATTTAGATGTTATGCCTAA